The Brachypodium distachyon strain Bd21 chromosome 4, Brachypodium_distachyon_v3.0, whole genome shotgun sequence nucleotide sequence ACAGTAGCAGAATGTAACAATTAAGTggcagcaaaaaaaatgtggagACTGAACTGATGGCAGGACAAATTACTGATGAGACACTCGTAGTACCAACATAGAATTGGCAATCTCGTGATAGCTAAGTAAACCATAAAATTTGCTGAAAGGAACGGCATTCCTCACATCGTCCGGTAAATGGGAAAACAGATACAGATAATGCAAAAGCAGCAGCATACAGATGATACACAAGTAAATGAACTCAATCAACTAAAAGTTTCACTGATATTACTATAAAAAATTCCACTGAAATGTGTGCATTGAAAAGATCGTCACGATAAAGCTTCACTGAGAAGACAAAAGAGGGGAAATAaagtgggggggggggggggtatgaTCTCCTACGAACAAATTGATTGCATTTACTGAATCTGTCTAATTATATACATCAATGCTTGATCAGGTGTCATTAGTAGTAATTAAAAAATACTCGATATGCATTTAGTCAAACTCCTATGCTAGCCGTCCATATATAATTACTGCAGGTTCATCAATCTGCATTCCTCCATGCAGAAATAATCAGTAGCCCAAGAAACGGAAAGAAATGTACAGGATTTCTAGCGAAAGTAGCATGCAGCATACTACGTAACCAGTAGAGCTGCAAAACATTCAAGTAAAGATGGGGGGCAGACACATTTTTTATTCCTCCAGGACAATTGAACAAGTTCAAATCAGTTCATGTGCTGGCCAACGAAATAGATTACGAGATGCATGGGTACATAAAGTACTTGGTAATCTAGATTTGTTTGCATGATCTTCATACTCCAATCTCAAGAGTCTTGAAGTTCCCCAAAATAATACTATCTCTAAAATGTAAGAACAAAAAATTGCATGAGCAGAAATCTTGGCCTAAGAGAGGAAACAGTACCAAAATGCAGTATTATCAACTCAGTAGTCAAAATAAACTTCCTCTGCTGCCAGTTTATGCTCCCCATCCTTCACGATCTCTTCTTCATCCCACCTACTCACTTCAAGACTGAGCTCCTCCGAAAGGAAACCAGCTGCATTCTTGACAGCATCCTCCAAGGCCTCGACCTCCTGAATGTTCGCACCATAACAAACAATCTCGACATGGAGATGCTTTAGCGAATAGAGATTCTGGATGCCAAAATCAAGATCACCCTGCAAAGAGAGCACATCGTGCGCATTAAATGGAACCCGGAGCTTCCCAAGCTCTGGCATGGATCCTGCTTCAAACGTCAGCCCTTTTCCGCTGTCCCAGCAGGTGAAGTAGAATTCCTTCAGATATTGGAATCCATTGGTGCTGATAACGAGTCTTTCTTTAGGTCGTGCAGTTCTTGAAGATATCCAGAGAAATAATAGAGAGGGCAGGTCCCCAAGGATTCGGAATGTTTGCTCATCCACTGGATCGGGATAGATGCTTAGGTAAGAGAGGTGGTGAAGTGAGGCTACCCACTTAGGGATTCTGGGGAAATAGTACTGTGTAGACATCTTAAATCTCTGGAGGAGACAAGGAGGGGGAAACCAAGAGTCAAGTAAGAAATCAAGGGAATAGTAGTGGTAGCTTTGAATTTCTAAGGATCGAAGGTTAAGCAGGCCTAGTTTGCAGAGGGACATGACCAAGTTATCTGTATAAGCTTGCATGCCACCATTTGTATTACCTATGTGCCAATTCAGATTCAGACCAAGTATTCTTAGTTTGGTCAGACTGCCCAGCTCCTGTAAAGAAAACTGAGAGGTGTTCTGGTTGATTTCAACCTCTGATAGTTCCCGAAGAGCATGCATATTCCCAATCCCTTCAGGTAACTCTGTACTATTAACCAATAGGCATGCCAGTTGTTGTAGTTGAACAATACTTGCTGGCAACTTTTTTACCCATGTCCATCTTAAGTCTAAGGTCTGCAAATTCTGCAACGCACCTAGTTGTTCAGGAAGTGCAGTGATCCTTCTTACATCGAGTCGCAGGTACTTCAGCTGAGAAAGCCTACTTATGTGTTTAAGATAATTATGTTCTAACACCTCTCTGTTTTCAAGATCTAGCACTCTTAGGGATTGTGAGTTTGAAAGAGAAGGCATATGTTCAACACATCCAAAGATACTGAGGGATCGAACATGAGAGATAATCATGTTTGATGGTATCATAGAATGTTCTCGAGCATGATAGTTGAGGGATAGTCGGCGAACCTTCTCATGCTGCAGTGAGTTGAGATTTTTGTCACCTGATAAGGTTACAAAATTTTCTTCAAGTGACTTGGATATAATGAGGTCAAGAATCATATCATGGACGCGGCAAGCATCAGCTCGACCATCATACTGGATTTCAACTGGTTGAATCAAGTTTCTGTTGATCAGATCATTGAAATAGCCTTCTCCTATTTCCTCCGGATCCTGTCCACCTTCGGTGGTGATGAAACCTTCAGCAATCCATCTCCTTACTAACCGATCCCTCTTGATCTCATAATCTTCAGGAAATatacttagatatagcaaacaTGTCTTCAAATGGTAGGGGAGATCATTGTAACTAAgtaacaatatttttttcatctctTCCATGTCTGAATCCTTTTCAAGTGCAGAACCAATAGAATTCCGTATCCTCAGCCATTCTTCTATGGTACTAGCTTTATTTGCCAATAAGCTAGCTACTATAATGATTGCCAATGGCAAACCACCGCATTTTTTCAATATTTCATCTGAAACTTCCCTCAGTTGAAGTGGGCATGCATCTTCAGAGCCAAAAGCTCTTTTGAGAAATAAGCTCTTAGAGTGAGTTGCACTCAGAGGATTTATTTCATACACATGATCATGGTGCTGAGAGCTACAATACTTGGCTGCTGTCATGATACGTGTTGTTGTCAGTATTCTACTGGAACAACTATTTTCAGGAAAAGCGCATTTGATTATTCTCCACGCTGATGTGCTCCATATATCATCGATTACTATAAGGTACCTATCACAAAATTTACAAGTTAAAACATGTATTCCTAAAGTTGCCGTCAGTGAATAACAGTAGTAAGCATGATGTACATATATTATTCAACAGATAAAACTATTTTAATATTAACACAAGGTTAAGAAAAATGTATAAACTATTGATGACATTGCATGCATATGAATTCCAAACAAGATTGTCATGAGTAAATAAGGTTACAAACCTTTTATCCTTGAGAAATTGTCTTATTACGCTGATGAGTTGCTGCTCATCCCATGCTTCGTTGATGACACGCTCTCGCCAGCAGATCTGGGAGAATATATTTCTCAAAATCTTCTTCAGGTCAGGGTTTTGGGATACCGAAACGAAAGCTTGACATTCAAATTGCCCTTCGAGCTGCTGGTACACTTGATTAGCGAGAGTAGTCTTTCCGAGGCCTCCAAATCCAACAACGGACACCACCTTTAGCTGCTGTGCCAGTGGAGATTCCCCTTCTGCCAGTACTAACTTGACAAGCTTATCTCTTGGGCCATCAATACCCACGAGCCTTGTGGTCTCAGTGTAAAATGCTGGCAAACGAGGGTCTATGCTGGTCCTGCTCAAACTGGAGACCACATCATCAACCTTGTACCTTGCACGCCGACTGCTAGCCTCAATAGCACGACGTTTCAGAACTTTGATTTTCTTGGCAAACCTATGGTGAGTCGTGGCATTTGCCAACAAGTCCATGCACCTGCCTATGAACCTCATGAAGCCACGAGGATTGCGGCTGGACTCGCCACCAAGGGAGAGCATGAAACTGTCAATGACGTCCTCGATGTCATATGACAGCTCCCGCACCTCCTTAATCGAGCACTTGTACTGCTCATCAGGGTCCTCAACCTCAGAAATCTTCTTGAGGAAAGCATGCATGCTCTCAAGCTCGGCTCTAAGGAACACGATATCACCCTTTACACTAGTGAGAAGTTTGTATTCATCAGAGAGCAGAGCACCCATCTTCCGTAACAGGGACCCCAAGGCTCCACATGATACACATACAACAGCCTCCATCAACCTCTGAGTGGGGGTTTGCGTGTTTTTGTCCCTGCTACCTTTATAAACACATAAAGGAATTCATAGTACACTTGAACAAGAATTGAAGATGATTTCTCAAAGCGAAGGCGACATAGTGAGCGAGCAGGTGAGACATTCGCAGAATCTTACCATATAAAAGTGCAGAGATCATATGAACCACATTTCAAAATCAGCCAATTTGTCGAGAAGACACTGTGAACCACTTGGACCATGAGTGCGAGGTCAGTCAATTAGTCAAAAGAAGGAGTCACATTCCACCTAATGAGAAGACTACCAAGATACCGATGTTCCATTCATCTAGGAGTATATGAAGTCAGAAGACCATACATCCACCTGAAATAGTAATGAGAACGGGAGAAAGGTAGGTGCAGATGAAGCTAAATAAATGGAACAGGCTTGCCAGAGCAAACTAGTAATGAATTCCACGAGGGAATCTATGATTAGTTAAGTTGGCAATGCAAAATTAGTCAATTAAGGCGCTTGTACAGACATGAACTTTGCTGAAACGATTATTCTGACATGAGAATAGTTGCTTTCTTAACTAGTAGCCGTCCACATTGATTGCTTTCGCCACCAAATATATCAAACTGGAAAAGGGGCAGGGTTAGGAACTTAGGAAGTTTTCTTAAGCAGACAAGAGGTACTGGCAGATTCTTGTCTAGAAACCCAAGGCCAGTGGTTAGGTGGTCAGCCTCAGGATTAAGGAACATGGCATCGCCCTTCACTAAGTAGATCTTCTGATGGGTAAGCAGATTTTATCAAGGTCAGTCAAGTGTggacaagaaagaaagaaatagcTTATATTTCAGCACCGGGCTGGTAGGACAAGAAACTAGAGGTGACAACACCATTCAAGCAAGCAAGTCCCCCAATCAGTCAAATTATTCCAAAGAATTAGCCATTGCTGAAATGAAAAGGCAGACTGAGCTAAAGAAGAGAGATCCATTGAATGAGCAGGTGCGGTGTTGCCCGGGGTGAAATTTCTAGGCATGTAAAAGAAGCACACAAACTGCCCACGGAAAAACGGAATCTCAGCCAAATTTGTCAACAAGAGAGAGGGCATCTCAATCAGGAAAGAAATGTGCAGATTCAGTGGCTCGTATTTTGGCTGCCTAGTTGAGCCTCCACCAGAGGAAATACCTCCAAACATCAGAGGCAGAGAGTGTCATCATTCACCAATCACCTTCCTTGGCCAGTGAATGTTACCCAAAGAAAATCACCACCGGCGAAATGAAGCTAGAGGTGACTGCGACTTCTTATCAAGCCGCCCAAATCAAAGCACGATCCGTCGATTGAGCTGCCTTAGATCTTCTGGGATCCCAGATCTTCTCATGGATACCAGAAATCTCCGAGACAATAATTTTAGATCCTCGTAGAAAAACAGGCAACAAGTTGGCGTGGTTGCCAgctcgccgctcgccggagtaAGGTCCGTCAGACGGTACACGTACAGCCGGTGATGGCGGGATAGGAGAGGAAAAAGGAGTAACGGCCCGGGCACGAGGCCGCGGAGAGGGAGCAGGTCCGCATCGCCGTCATCGGAGAAGTTCGCCGGAGACTCTCCAGAAAGAAGGAGACAGAGGAGAGGAGGTTTGGGCTAACAGGCTAACTCTACTGCTGGGCTCAGTGAAAGTGTGGCTGAACCCTATTCCCTTGGGTTGTCCCGCTTCTGGGCCACATTTAGAATCCACACAGAAACCAACGTGTCTGGTGGGCCGACTTGTCTGAAATTGCTCTACATTAGTGGTGCCCTCTCgattctctctctcaaaatcctctaaaaaaaagattctctctcaaaaaaaaatagtggtGCCCTCTCTCGATCCGTAACTCCCGTGAGGAACCCTAACCGTAGAAAGCAGTCCATTCGAAGTTGTGATTTTTCGTTTGTTCACCTCGCCTCTCATCGTTAATTTGGCCTCCGAACATGAACGTTTGGTAAAGTAGTTtctgtattatttttttgtgaggTTTTGTGCTTTGTAACCGCGCCCTGGCGGCGCCGTATGAAATAATGGTCTCTGATTCCACCACCGTCATGGCATAGTCAACACGATCTACTTCACGGAACTAATGGATCTCACGGTTTGTATTTTCGTTATattcgtcttcttcctcgtcggtTCAACGACGATTCAGCGATTCGACACTTTGCCTTGCGAGGGGTATGCCCCCATCCACAATACGTTCAATTATCTTAGGTTCTCATCGCTTGGAACGGCGACTCATGCGATAGTCCAGCTTGTGCAGATTTGGTATTCTACCGTTTCATCACCAAAGGCATGAAAAGATATTgttataatataataaaatccttactTGGCCGGGCCataatcctacgtggcgacgaccgaGTCAACAAATCCCAAAAACCGGTCAAATTGCCAACAAGGCGTAGCCATGCCAACAAGGCGCCGATCAAAGGAGTCAACGGGTCAAACCTCttatgccatggtcaaaggaaaagaagagcttgagtaggggccaagaaagGTGTAGGGATGAGTTTACCACTTTGCTCTCACTTTCCCCCTCCCTCAAgagtagccatggtcttttgtcatggacacCTATGCTATAAATACCCTCATGGAAGACATGTATCATTTACtttccattggaataagatcaaaggggagagggctagagcaacctaaggagcccgctctcgagtgcttgggtcgagcctagcctcgactcgacctcggggacgcgacttagGAAGCCTAATTTCGAGATTCCGGGTcgtctagtacgacctcgactcgaaggagagggatcgggttagagtctcgaggatatcccaacctcgctacttgggaagacaagttcggtccaagtccgaggcggcccctagagatctctctccataggtgatttgggaagacgagttcggcccaaacacccggctaacgaccccctcaaagtctctcctaacataggactaagtcgtacccgtagggtcgaccgaacctatttaaaaaatatcgacgtatcaacttgtccaagtgtacggcgaccttcgctataaggccggcgtacacgccctacatATTATTCTCGCACTTGtaccatcgagcattggcaccccttactcttattgttttctagaacaacaacagatATGCATCGACTTTTTACTTCGAAAGATCTTGATGTAAATTTTAGTTTACCAAGGATCTTGGTTctcagtttttgtttttgtttgtttcatcaTTATTATGTttcttgaatcaataaagccagatgtTTTTACAAAGGGATAAACCAAATTtgacaagaaaaatataaaacaaACTTGACTAGTTGGAAAATTAACTATAGATCTCTCCTTTCATTTACGTAAGGCCTAATTCTAAATCCGAGTTTCTATAATGTATGGTCACTTTCTGGCTCTTGTCTCTTATAAACTATGCATTATGTAATTGTTAAGACTCTCGGTTTAAAATCTATATTAAGTGTGACCAATACATGTTTACTATTCTAAAATGTgtataaaaaaatgaattacAAGTCCAATAAATACGCTACAGAAAACCAACCATGCAGGTTCAAACAGTTTTATAAGAAAATCCGGCAGACTTGACCTCATGGTTCAATTTTGTTAATGAAATCAGGAGCTTGGTTAAAGAAAAACCAGCAGACTTGACCTCATGGTTCAATTTTGTTAATGAAATCAGAAGCTTATGCTActtctttcaaaaaataaatgaaggAAAACTAGAACACGACCAGACGAAAGAAGAAGACTTTTTAGTACAACTTTTGTTAATGACGGgagacccccccccccccccccccccgtttGGATGCCCTTGCTTTTGATGTTTAACCTATATCAAATACTACTGCCTCCCGTCATCTCCAAAAAGTTAGATTAGTAAAACCTAAGAGTTTTGGCAACCCTCGTTTTAATTCATTTGGTTAAATGCAAAACAAATCCAGATGAATTATATTGTTCCAAAATACAAGatgtgttttgttgtcttcACCGAGtatttgaccaacaattagttGGGAAATAAAGTTGCTGCCATTGCTTTCGTATTCAACAATAGTTTTTTATGGTTATaatttgtatcacataagCGACGTGTTGATCGAGTAATTATGATCAAATCGTGggccaaaagaaataaaatgcgATCCTATATCTGTAGAACGAACTACAGTATATTCCACAAATTTTTGGACTGAATCTATGTACGGAGTACTTAATTCTATAGTATTGGTCAAATTATACAGCGCAGATCTGCTGACTTCATACCGTGATTTTGGTACCAAGCTCAAGCTAATTAATTCGCCGAAAGCGACGGCATTGGCAAAGCAAAGTCAAAGCTAAGCTGTTGGAGGCTTGGAGCCTCGGATCAGTCGGCAACTGAATCTTCTCACACCGCCGTGGTCCGTCGCTCCTCTCCACGGCCGCCACCACCAACACGCGCGGGGGCCGCCCACAGCTGAAGCGGGCGGCACCCGCTCGATCCCGCCCTCCGCTCCGGCGGGATCTCTCgtggctgccgctgcgcgCGGATGTGCTCATCTCGCCGAACAGGTACGCATTGTGCGTTGTGTGTGTTGTGTGAGGGGGGAGAGAGACAGCTTGCTCTGCGCGTGCGCTGAAATTTGCTTGTCTTTT carries:
- the LOC100826605 gene encoding putative disease resistance RPP13-like protein 3 isoform X1 — protein: MVQVVHSVFSTNWLILKCGSYDLCTFICRDKNTQTPTQRLMEAVVCVSCGALGSLLRKMGALLSDEYKLLTSVKGDIVFLRAELESMHAFLKKISEVEDPDEQYKCSIKEVRELSYDIEDVIDSFMLSLGGESSRNPRGFMRFIGRCMDLLANATTHHRFAKKIKVLKRRAIEASSRRARYKVDDVVSSLSRTSIDPRLPAFYTETTRLVGIDGPRDKLVKLVLAEGESPLAQQLKVVSVVGFGGLGKTTLANQVYQQLEGQFECQAFVSVSQNPDLKKILRNIFSQICWRERVINEAWDEQQLISVIRQFLKDKRYLIVIDDIWSTSAWRIIKCAFPENSCSSRILTTTRIMTAAKYCSSQHHDHVYEINPLSATHSKSLFLKRAFGSEDACPLQLREVSDEILKKCGGLPLAIIIVASLLANKASTIEEWLRIRNSIGSALEKDSDMEEMKKILLLSYNDLPYHLKTCLLYLSIFPEDYEIKRDRLVRRWIAEGFITTEGGQDPEEIGEGYFNDLINRNLIQPVEIQYDGRADACRVHDMILDLIISKSLEENFVTLSGDKNLNSLQHEKVRRLSLNYHAREHSMIPSNMIISHVRSLSIFGCVEHMPSLSNSQSLRVLDLENREVLEHNYLKHISRLSQLKYLRLDVRRITALPEQLGALQNLQTLDLRWTWVKKLPASIVQLQQLACLLVNSTELPEGIGNMHALRELSEVEINQNTSQFSLQELGSLTKLRILGLNLNWHIGNTNGGMQAYTDNLVMSLCKLGLLNLRSLEIQSYHYYSLDFLLDSWFPPPCLLQRFKMSTQYYFPRIPKWVASLHHLSYLSIYPDPVDEQTFRILGDLPSLLFLWISSRTARPKERLVISTNGFQYLKEFYFTCWDSGKGLTFEAGSMPELGKLRVPFNAHDVLSLQGDLDFGIQNLYSLKHLHVEIVCYGANIQEVEALEDAVKNAAGFLSEELSLEVSRWDEEEIVKDGEHKLAAEEVYFDY
- the LOC100826605 gene encoding putative disease resistance RPP13-like protein 3 isoform X2, giving the protein MISALLYGSRDKNTQTPTQRLMEAVVCVSCGALGSLLRKMGALLSDEYKLLTSVKGDIVFLRAELESMHAFLKKISEVEDPDEQYKCSIKEVRELSYDIEDVIDSFMLSLGGESSRNPRGFMRFIGRCMDLLANATTHHRFAKKIKVLKRRAIEASSRRARYKVDDVVSSLSRTSIDPRLPAFYTETTRLVGIDGPRDKLVKLVLAEGESPLAQQLKVVSVVGFGGLGKTTLANQVYQQLEGQFECQAFVSVSQNPDLKKILRNIFSQICWRERVINEAWDEQQLISVIRQFLKDKRYLIVIDDIWSTSAWRIIKCAFPENSCSSRILTTTRIMTAAKYCSSQHHDHVYEINPLSATHSKSLFLKRAFGSEDACPLQLREVSDEILKKCGGLPLAIIIVASLLANKASTIEEWLRIRNSIGSALEKDSDMEEMKKILLLSYNDLPYHLKTCLLYLSIFPEDYEIKRDRLVRRWIAEGFITTEGGQDPEEIGEGYFNDLINRNLIQPVEIQYDGRADACRVHDMILDLIISKSLEENFVTLSGDKNLNSLQHEKVRRLSLNYHAREHSMIPSNMIISHVRSLSIFGCVEHMPSLSNSQSLRVLDLENREVLEHNYLKHISRLSQLKYLRLDVRRITALPEQLGALQNLQTLDLRWTWVKKLPASIVQLQQLACLLVNSTELPEGIGNMHALRELSEVEINQNTSQFSLQELGSLTKLRILGLNLNWHIGNTNGGMQAYTDNLVMSLCKLGLLNLRSLEIQSYHYYSLDFLLDSWFPPPCLLQRFKMSTQYYFPRIPKWVASLHHLSYLSIYPDPVDEQTFRILGDLPSLLFLWISSRTARPKERLVISTNGFQYLKEFYFTCWDSGKGLTFEAGSMPELGKLRVPFNAHDVLSLQGDLDFGIQNLYSLKHLHVEIVCYGANIQEVEALEDAVKNAAGFLSEELSLEVSRWDEEEIVKDGEHKLAAEEVYFDY